A window of the Planococcus citri chromosome 4, ihPlaCitr1.1, whole genome shotgun sequence genome harbors these coding sequences:
- the LOC135844582 gene encoding cyclin-dependent kinase 17-like isoform X2, with translation MITRKDINKRLSLPTDLHLPESFITKQLESPEYMGPLSRASRRQSLSEIGFGRTETYIKLRKLGQGTYATVYKGKSRLTDKLVALKEIILEHEEGAPCTAIREVSLLKELRHANIVTLHDIIHTEKSLTLVFEYLDRDLKQYMDECENVLNLYNVKLFLFQLLRGLAYCHRRRILHRDLKPQNLLINDKGELKLGDFGLARAKSVPTNTYSNEVVTLWYRPPDVLLGSRQYSTQIDMWGVGCIFFEMVNGRPLFPGSSVEDQLRLIFSVLGTPTKDCWPQLEIPSTFPEFAKESLWSKVPRLDQTAIDLLEKFLLYDAKKRTSATDAMHHEYFEDLGPEMFKLSDDESIYTIPSIQFKDLHRRRRRGNLNLLLE, from the exons gaCATAAACAAACGGCTTTCGCTACCGACTGATCTCCATTTACCAGAGTCTTTCATAACGAAGCAATTAGAAAGCCCAGAATACATGGGACCACTGAGTCGAGCTTCACGTCGTCAATCTCTATCGGAAATCGGCTTCGGTAGAACCGAGACTTATATTAAATTGCGTAAATTAGGACAG GGTACATACGCGACCGTGTACAAAGGTAAATCACGACTGACCGACAAGCTCGTCGCTTTAAAAGAGATTATTCTAGAACACGAAGAAGGAGCTCCATGTACCGCAATCAGAGAAGTGTCATTGTTGAAAGAATTAAGGCACGCGAATATCG TTACCTTGCATGATATTATACATACAGAAAAATCACTTACGCTTGTATTCGAATACTTGGATAGAGATTTGAAACAATATATGGATGAATGCGAGAACGTATTAAATTTATACAATGTTAAA tTGTTCCTATTTCAATTACTGAGAGGATTAGCCTATTGCCATAGAAGACGAATTTTACATCGAGATTTAAAACCGCAAAATTTACTAATTAATGATAAAGGTGAATTAAAG CTGGGTGACTTCGGTTTAGCTCGAGCCAAATCAGTGCCAACGAATACATACTCAAATGAAGTAGTTACATTATGGTATCGACCACCCGATGTTCTGTTGGGCAGTAGACAGTATTCAACGCAGATTGATATGTG GGGAGTCGGATGCATTTTCTTCGAAATGGTCAACGGACGACCACTATTTCCGGGTTCTTCAGTAGAAGATCAGTTACGATTAATATTTAGCGTATTAGGAACACCAACGAAAGACTGCTGGCCTCAGCTCGAAATACCTTCAACGTTTCCAGAATTCGCTAAAGAATCGTTATGGTCGAAAGTTCCTCGATTAGATCAAACTGCCATTGATTTATTAGAGAAATTCTTATTG TATGATGCCAAGAAAAGAACCTCAGCAACTGATGCAATGCACCACGAGTATTTCGAAGATCTAGGACCAGAAATGTTTAAATTATCAGATG ACGAATCCATTTACACCATACCAAGTATTCAATTCAAGGATTTGCATAGACGTCGCCGTCGcggtaatttaaatttattattggAATAA